A genomic segment from Salvia splendens isolate huo1 chromosome 13, SspV2, whole genome shotgun sequence encodes:
- the LOC121760912 gene encoding glucan endo-1,3-beta-glucosidase-like yields the protein QNSKSKSLKKSPTIPIPLHKSSNPFPNPPFLSTQTMAPPLLLLLLLFLPFLLSSASAIGVNYGTLGDNLPSPTQVAHFLQHSTSIDRIKIFDTNPDILRAFAGTGILVAVTVPNGEIPALTDPSYARSYVASHIAPFHPKTTINYILVGTEVLHWGPQPLVDNLVAAMRSLHSALLQANLTSIKVTTAHSLGILESSEPPSLARFRPGWDKGVLAPLLQFHRETKTPFMVNPYPYFGYSPKNADFALFRPNKGVFDKYTKRTYGNMFDMLMDAVYVSMMKLGYKDVEIAVGETGWSSDGEPFEKPRCSVENAKAYNGELVRKYNAGRGTPLMPRKKFDVYLFALFNENQKTGPASEKNFGLFRGDFEQVYDAGVLRADASAPVKPAPKTPPGTQGGKKWCVPKPEASDAALQANIDYVCSQGIDCSPIQAGGGCFDPNNVRAHASFIMNSYYQKEGRHDFNCDFSDSAVITTTDPSNGPCKYLS from the exons caaaattccaaatccaaatcaCTAAAAAAAAGTCCAACAATCCCAATTCCCTTACATAAAAGTTCAAACCCCTTCCCAAATCCTCCATTTCTCTCCACACAAACAATGGCCcctcctctcctcctcctcctcctcctgtTCCTCCCCTTCCTCctctcctccgcctccgccatCGGCGTCAACTACGGCACCCTCGGCGACAACCTCCCCTCCCCCACCCAAGTCGCCCACTTCCTCCAACACTCCACCTCCATCGACCGCATCAAAATCTTCGACACCAACCCCGACATCCTCCGCGCCTTCGCCGGCACCGGCATCCTCGTCGCCGTCACCGTCCCCAACGGCGAGATCCCCGCCCTCACCGACCCCTCCTACGCCCGCTCCTACGTCGCCTCCCACATCGCCCCCTTCCACCCCAAAACCACCATCAACTACATCCTCGTCGGCACCGAGGTCCTCCACTGGGGCCCCCAGCCCCTCGTCGACAACCTCGTCGCCGCCATGAGGTCCCTCCACTCCGCCCTCCTGCAGGCTAACCTCACATCTATTAAGGTCACCACGGCCCATTCGCTCGGTATCCTCGAGTCGTCTGAGCCGCCCAGCCTCGCCCGGTTCAGGCCGGGCTGGGATAAGGGCGTGCTCGCCCCGCTACTGCAATTCCACCGCGAGACGAAAACGCCCTTCATGGTTAACCCTTACCCTTATTTCGGATACAG TCCCAAAAATGCCGATTTCGCGCTTTTCCGGCCAAACAAGGGCGTTTTCGACAAGTACACGAAGCGTACGTACGGGAACATGTTCGATATGCTGATGGACGCGGTGTACGTGTCGATGATGAAGCTCGGGTACAAGGACGTGGAGATCGCGGTGGGCGAGACGGGGTGGTCTTCGGATGGGGAGCCGTTCGAGAAGCCGAGGTGCTCGGTGGAGAACGCGAAGGCGTACAATGGGGAGCTTGTGAGGAAGTACAATGCCGGTAGGGGAACGCCGCTGATGCCGAGGAAGAAGTTCGATGTTTACTTGTTTGCGTTGTTTAACGAGAACCAGAAGACCGGGCCGGCTTCCGAGAAGAATTTCGGGCTTTTTCGAGGTGATTTCGAGCAGGTTTATGATGCTGGGGTTCTCCGGGCTGACGCTTCTGCACCTGTTAAG CCTGCTCCAAAAACGCCACCCGGGACCCAAGGCGGTAAGAAGTGGTGCGTGCCAAAGCCAGAGGCGAGCGATGCTGCCTTGCAAGCAAACATAGACTACGTGTGCAGCCAGGGAATCGACTGCAGCCCTATTCAGGCAGGCGGCGGTTGCTTCGACCCAAACAACGTTAGGGCTCATGCCTCTTTCATCATGAACTCCTACTATCAGAAGGAAGGCCGTCACGACTTCAACTGCGA